The Solibacillus sp. FSL R7-0682 genome includes a window with the following:
- the mltG gene encoding endolytic transglycosylase MltG, producing the protein MLDEDKKQAMFEKMKERKGEVRTVRRIVSIIAIVALIIIGIGGYSGYNYVSSALEPMNPESDKTVEVEIPMGSGITVISNILEKKGIIKDAQIFKYYTKFKNESEFQAGNYSLTQSMTLDEIIESLKTGRVYREPVFTMTVPEGLTLEQIAKIVEKNTSHSADKFMAKVTDKAFVEQMIGEFPDLLTEEILQENIRYALEGYLYPATYPFFEETPSLDEVIKTMLASTNTVVSEFKVVLEEKDMTVHELLTFASLLEEEATAQTDRETIASVFYNRMKIDMPLQTDPTVLYALGSHKDRVLYEDLEVQNPYNTYKNVGLPPGPIAGAGKTSIEASLNPSETEYLYFLADKEGTNHFAKSYDEHLVNIDKYLR; encoded by the coding sequence GTGCTAGATGAGGATAAAAAACAAGCAATGTTTGAAAAGATGAAAGAACGAAAAGGAGAAGTACGAACTGTGCGAAGAATCGTTTCCATTATAGCTATAGTAGCGCTCATTATCATCGGGATTGGTGGTTATTCTGGATATAATTATGTTTCTTCTGCCTTAGAGCCGATGAATCCAGAATCAGATAAAACAGTTGAAGTAGAAATTCCAATGGGCTCTGGCATTACCGTAATTTCGAATATTTTAGAGAAGAAAGGCATTATTAAAGATGCACAAATCTTTAAATATTACACGAAGTTCAAAAATGAATCGGAGTTTCAGGCGGGAAATTATTCATTAACCCAATCGATGACACTCGATGAAATAATTGAAAGTTTAAAAACGGGTCGTGTTTATCGTGAACCAGTATTTACGATGACAGTTCCAGAAGGTTTAACGCTGGAGCAAATTGCGAAAATTGTAGAAAAAAATACATCGCATTCTGCCGATAAGTTTATGGCGAAAGTCACAGACAAAGCATTCGTTGAACAAATGATTGGTGAGTTCCCTGATTTATTAACAGAAGAAATTTTACAAGAGAACATACGCTATGCGTTAGAGGGTTATTTATACCCGGCGACATATCCATTCTTTGAAGAAACACCAAGCTTGGATGAAGTGATTAAAACGATGCTAGCATCGACGAATACTGTCGTGTCGGAGTTTAAAGTTGTGCTAGAAGAAAAAGACATGACCGTTCATGAGCTATTGACATTTGCTTCATTACTAGAAGAAGAGGCAACAGCACAAACTGATCGTGAAACAATTGCAAGTGTATTCTATAATCGTATGAAAATCGATATGCCGCTGCAAACAGACCCAACTGTTTTATATGCGTTAGGTTCACATAAAGATCGGGTATTATATGAAGATTTAGAAGTTCAAAATCCATACAATACTTACAAAAATGTTGGTTTACCACCAGGACCTATTGCAGGTGCAGGTAAAACATCGATTGAGGCATCATTAAATCCTTCAGAGACGGAGTATTTATACTTCCTAGCAGATAAAGAAGGAACAAATCACTTTGCAAAATCTTACGATGAACATTTGGTGAATATTGATAAATATTTACGATAA
- the greA gene encoding transcription elongation factor GreA: MSNEKQYPMTLEGKQKLEDELNTLKTVKRPEVVERIKVARSFGDLSENSEYDSAKEEQGFVEGRISLIEQMLRNALIITEDETTGAVSLGKTVTFDELINGKRANFEESYTIVGSAEADPIEGKISNDSPIAKALMGKQVDDVVKLTTPGGDMEVVILEIK, translated from the coding sequence ATGTCAAATGAAAAACAATATCCTATGACACTTGAAGGAAAGCAAAAATTAGAAGATGAATTAAACACGTTAAAAACAGTAAAGCGACCAGAAGTAGTAGAGCGTATTAAAGTGGCTCGTAGCTTTGGTGACCTTTCTGAGAACTCTGAGTATGATTCAGCAAAAGAAGAGCAAGGGTTTGTAGAAGGCCGTATTTCTTTAATCGAACAAATGCTTCGTAATGCTTTAATCATTACCGAAGATGAAACAACTGGTGCCGTTTCTTTAGGTAAAACGGTTACTTTTGATGAACTAATTAACGGGAAGCGCGCAAACTTTGAAGAGTCATACACAATCGTTGGTTCTGCGGAAGCGGATCCAATAGAAGGTAAAATCTCAAATGACTCACCAATTGCAAAAGCATTGATGGGTAAACAAGTTGATGATGTAGTAAAATTAACAACTCCGGGTGGAGATATGGAAGTTGTTATTTTAGAAATTAAATAA
- the sigK gene encoding RNA polymerase sporulation sigma factor SigK, translated as MSGFVTSLLQLWLELPALLGYLKGQAFYKPLSREEEAQVIQRYMEGDEQARIELIERNMRLVAHVVKKFHPPHELLDDYISIGTIGLMKAVSSFTPEKKTRLATYAARCIENEILMHLRAQKKVQKDVSLFEPIGTDKDGQSLQIRDLLQLEEPSAMEHIEKKEHFTQLYNYLNTLEPRELEIISYRYGLHNFDPLTQKEIAQLLNISRSYVSRIEKRALIKLYQQFKHNEHKE; from the coding sequence TTGAGCGGTTTTGTTACTTCTTTGCTTCAACTTTGGCTTGAACTCCCTGCACTTCTTGGTTATTTAAAGGGGCAGGCATTTTATAAACCACTTTCTCGTGAAGAAGAGGCACAAGTAATTCAACGCTATATGGAAGGCGACGAACAGGCAAGAATTGAACTAATAGAGCGAAATATGCGCTTAGTTGCCCACGTCGTAAAAAAATTCCACCCACCCCATGAGCTTTTAGATGATTACATTTCGATTGGAACAATCGGCTTGATGAAAGCAGTGAGTAGCTTTACGCCCGAGAAAAAAACACGTCTCGCGACTTATGCAGCACGATGTATTGAAAATGAAATTTTAATGCATTTACGGGCACAAAAAAAAGTTCAAAAAGATGTATCCCTTTTTGAACCAATTGGAACAGATAAAGATGGTCAATCTCTTCAGATTCGTGATTTATTGCAATTAGAAGAGCCTTCTGCAATGGAGCATATTGAAAAAAAGGAGCATTTTACACAGCTCTATAATTATTTAAATACTTTGGAACCTCGTGAGCTTGAAATAATATCTTATCGCTATGGGCTTCATAACTTTGATCCACTTACCCAAAAGGAAATTGCTCAATTACTTAATATTTCACGAAGTTATGTTTCACGAATCGAAAAGCGTGCACTCATTAAATTGTATCAGCAATTTAAACATAACGAACATAAGGAATAA
- a CDS encoding peptidase U32 family protein, whose translation MLQLIQNEKIRETIDGKTVITKKPELLAPAGSLEKLKVAVHYGADAVFIGGQEFGLRSNAGNFTIEEMKEGVEFANKYGAVIYVTTNIFAHNENMDGLEEYLQAIEGAGVKGIIVADPLIIETCKKAAPKLEIHLSTQQSLSNWKAVKFWKEEGLERVVLAREVGGEEMRKMKEEVDIEIEAFVHGAMCIAYSGRCTLSNHMTARDSNRGGCCQSCRWDYDLYENKEGEEVALFNEGEAPFAMSPKDLKLIESIPHMIELGIDSLKVEGRMKSIHYVATVVSVYRKVIDAYCADPENFKFEKEWLEELARCANRATASSFFEGEPSYKQQMFGFHSHKMKWDFAGFVKDYDAETQIVTLEQRNYFSPGDTIEFFGPNIETFKMTVGQLWDEDGNELDVARHPLQIVKFKVDRPLSHFDMMRKENK comes from the coding sequence ATGCTTCAGTTAATACAAAATGAAAAAATCCGTGAAACAATTGACGGAAAAACAGTCATCACAAAAAAACCAGAGCTTTTAGCACCAGCAGGAAGCTTAGAAAAATTAAAAGTAGCCGTACATTATGGAGCCGATGCGGTATTTATCGGTGGACAAGAGTTTGGTTTACGTTCAAATGCGGGCAACTTTACGATCGAGGAAATGAAAGAAGGCGTAGAGTTCGCAAATAAATATGGCGCGGTTATTTACGTAACGACAAATATTTTTGCCCACAACGAAAATATGGATGGTCTTGAAGAATATTTACAAGCAATCGAGGGTGCAGGCGTTAAAGGGATTATCGTAGCAGACCCATTAATTATTGAAACTTGTAAAAAAGCAGCACCGAAACTAGAAATTCACCTTTCTACACAGCAGTCCTTATCAAACTGGAAGGCAGTTAAGTTTTGGAAAGAGGAAGGTTTAGAGCGTGTTGTACTTGCCCGTGAAGTAGGTGGCGAGGAAATGCGCAAAATGAAAGAGGAAGTTGACATTGAAATTGAGGCATTCGTGCACGGTGCAATGTGTATCGCATACTCTGGACGTTGTACATTATCAAACCATATGACAGCTCGTGACTCAAACCGTGGTGGTTGCTGCCAATCATGTCGTTGGGATTATGATTTATATGAAAATAAAGAGGGCGAAGAAGTTGCACTGTTTAACGAAGGTGAAGCGCCATTTGCCATGAGCCCAAAAGATTTAAAACTAATTGAATCTATTCCTCACATGATTGAGTTAGGGATTGATTCGTTAAAAGTAGAAGGCCGAATGAAATCAATTCACTATGTGGCAACAGTTGTTTCTGTTTATCGTAAAGTAATTGATGCATACTGTGCAGATCCAGAAAACTTCAAATTCGAAAAAGAATGGTTAGAGGAATTAGCGCGTTGTGCAAACCGTGCGACTGCTTCTTCGTTCTTCGAAGGGGAACCAAGCTATAAGCAGCAAATGTTTGGCTTCCACTCACACAAAATGAAGTGGGATTTCGCTGGTTTTGTAAAGGATTACGATGCAGAAACACAAATCGTTACGTTAGAGCAACGCAATTACTTCTCACCAGGGGATACAATTGAGTTCTTTGGTCCAAACATCGAAACATTCAAAATGACAGTTGGTCAGCTTTGGGATGAAGATGGTAACGAATTAGATGTAGCGCGTCATCCACTACAAATTGTGAAATTTAAAGTAGATCGCCCGTTATCACATTTTGACATGATGCGAAAGGAGAATAAATAA
- the tnpB gene encoding IS66 family insertion sequence element accessory protein TnpB (TnpB, as the term is used for proteins encoded by IS66 family insertion elements, is considered an accessory protein, since TnpC, encoded by a neighboring gene, is a DDE family transposase.) yields the protein MKRDFTSVQNIYIICGKTDMRKGIDGLATLVQDSFELDPYSDSIFLFSGWSKDRYKCLYFDGDGFAMLYKRLDNGKLQWPKDENEVRSLSQQELRWLLEGLSLQQPKAIAKSAKGVF from the coding sequence ATGAAGCGTGATTTTACGAGCGTACAAAACATCTATATTATTTGCGGGAAGACCGATATGCGCAAAGGCATCGATGGTCTCGCAACGCTGGTTCAAGATTCTTTCGAATTAGATCCGTATAGCGATTCTATTTTTCTCTTTTCAGGATGGAGTAAGGACCGCTATAAATGTTTGTATTTTGATGGAGATGGCTTTGCCATGCTTTACAAACGATTGGATAATGGTAAGCTTCAATGGCCAAAAGATGAAAATGAGGTGCGAAGCCTTTCACAACAGGAACTGCGCTGGTTATTAGAAGGATTATCTTTACAACAGCCGAAGGCCATTGCGAAATCTGCAAAAGGTGTCTTTTAA
- the mtnN gene encoding 5'-methylthioadenosine/S-adenosylhomocysteine nucleosidase — protein MKIAVIGAMEQEVELLRDALKNTTTETIANSEYTTGTYEGKEVVLLKSGIGKVNAAMSTTILLEKYQPDVVINTGSAGGFDTSLNVGDIVISDEVRHHDVDVTVFGYEIGQMAGMPPAYHSDEKLIEVAKQAVTEVGEHPFALGLICSGDVFMSNPERVEAVRKDFPTMKACEMEAAGVAQVCHQFGTPFVVIRALSDIAGQESNISFDEFLPVAAKHSTQIVLKAITKL, from the coding sequence ATGAAAATTGCAGTTATTGGCGCAATGGAACAAGAAGTAGAATTATTACGCGACGCATTAAAAAATACAACAACTGAAACGATTGCCAACAGTGAATATACAACTGGTACATATGAAGGGAAGGAAGTTGTGCTATTAAAAAGCGGCATTGGTAAAGTAAATGCGGCGATGTCGACTACCATTCTTTTAGAAAAATACCAACCAGATGTTGTCATTAATACGGGCTCAGCAGGCGGTTTTGATACATCGTTAAATGTGGGCGACATTGTTATTTCGGATGAAGTACGTCACCATGATGTTGATGTAACAGTTTTCGGATATGAAATTGGCCAAATGGCTGGGATGCCACCAGCTTACCACTCAGATGAAAAATTAATCGAAGTGGCAAAACAAGCAGTAACAGAAGTTGGCGAGCATCCATTTGCACTAGGACTTATTTGCTCAGGTGATGTATTTATGAGTAATCCAGAGCGTGTAGAAGCTGTTCGTAAAGACTTCCCAACAATGAAAGCTTGTGAAATGGAAGCGGCGGGTGTTGCGCAAGTTTGTCACCAATTCGGTACACCATTTGTTGTGATTCGTGCTTTATCAGATATCGCAGGTCAAGAGTCAAACATTAGCTTTGATGAATTTTTACCTGTAGCAGCTAAGCATTCAACACAGATTGTATTAAAAGCAATTACAAAATTATAA
- a CDS encoding peptidase U32 family protein, with protein MKKPELLLTPQSVEHIVALLNAGADAFIIGEQKFGLRLAGDFTVAQVEEATKIIHAAGKKVYVAVNALFHNDRLEALDAYLKEMQRIGVDALLFGDPAVVVAVRELGITIPLHWSPETIATNWFQVNYWGERGSKRAVLARELSVDEVIEIKENTKHEIEVQVHGMTCMFQSKRSLLGNYFLYRDEAMEIENRKENKNMFLHDKERKNKYPIYEDMNGTHIFSPNDMCIIEELNDLLEAGIDSMKIDGVLQTFDYVVTVTKLYRQAIDTYFEQGEDAYEAIKSDLFEQIEAIQPALRPLDTGFIFKETVY; from the coding sequence GTGAAAAAACCAGAACTATTACTTACACCACAATCAGTTGAGCATATCGTTGCATTATTAAATGCAGGTGCAGATGCTTTTATTATTGGTGAACAAAAATTTGGCTTACGTTTAGCTGGAGATTTTACAGTAGCTCAAGTAGAAGAAGCGACTAAAATTATTCATGCTGCAGGTAAAAAAGTGTATGTAGCTGTTAATGCTTTATTCCACAATGATCGATTAGAAGCATTAGATGCATATTTAAAGGAAATGCAACGTATCGGTGTTGATGCATTACTTTTCGGTGACCCTGCCGTTGTTGTTGCAGTTCGTGAATTAGGTATTACAATTCCTCTTCACTGGAGCCCAGAAACAATTGCAACGAACTGGTTCCAAGTGAACTATTGGGGCGAACGTGGTAGTAAACGTGCCGTCTTAGCACGTGAACTATCTGTAGATGAAGTAATTGAAATTAAAGAAAATACGAAGCATGAAATCGAAGTGCAAGTGCACGGTATGACATGTATGTTCCAATCAAAACGTTCGTTATTAGGAAACTATTTCTTATACCGCGACGAAGCGATGGAAATTGAAAATCGTAAAGAAAATAAAAACATGTTTTTACATGACAAAGAGCGTAAAAATAAATATCCAATTTATGAAGATATGAATGGTACGCACATTTTCTCACCTAACGATATGTGTATTATCGAAGAACTTAATGATTTATTGGAAGCAGGCATCGATTCGATGAAAATTGATGGTGTCTTACAAACATTTGACTATGTTGTAACGGTGACAAAATTATACCGTCAAGCGATTGATACGTATTTTGAGCAAGGTGAAGATGCGTATGAAGCAATTAAATCAGATCTATTCGAACAAATCGAAGCAATTCAGCCAGCGTTACGTCCACTAGATACTGGCTTCATCTTCAAGGAAACAGTTTACTAG
- the pssA gene encoding CDP-diacylglycerol--serine O-phosphatidyltransferase, whose amino-acid sequence MFLLQKVDSTLKKIKSNAANIITITNMSFGGAAIMATLNESYSYSVLLIFIAAFLDRYDGKVARKFNQESELGKQLDSMADIISFGVAPALLMYEMVLLDAGVTGMMMPVLFIAAGALRLARFNVMDSTGYFVGLPITAAGTLLTISYFFINVFNQTFYLVLFPVLAVLMVSTFTLKKV is encoded by the coding sequence ATGTTTCTACTTCAAAAAGTTGATTCAACATTAAAAAAAATAAAATCAAATGCAGCAAATATTATTACAATTACGAATATGTCATTTGGTGGTGCTGCGATTATGGCCACTTTAAATGAATCTTATAGCTATAGTGTATTATTGATTTTCATCGCCGCTTTTTTAGATCGCTATGATGGAAAAGTAGCACGTAAATTCAATCAAGAGTCGGAACTCGGTAAACAGCTCGATTCCATGGCAGATATTATTTCCTTCGGTGTTGCACCAGCACTGTTAATGTACGAAATGGTATTATTGGATGCAGGTGTAACGGGAATGATGATGCCAGTATTATTTATTGCAGCAGGGGCACTACGATTAGCGCGCTTTAATGTTATGGATTCTACAGGTTATTTTGTTGGATTACCGATTACAGCGGCAGGTACATTACTGACGATTTCTTATTTCTTTATAAATGTTTTCAACCAAACATTTTATTTAGTGTTATTCCCAGTTTTAGCGGTTTTAATGGTAAGTACATTTACATTAAAAAAAGTGTAA
- a CDS encoding YrrS family protein, with the protein MERKRRFQTRAQYAEEKAKASKFQKFDKNLNYLIGLVAVGIIATLIFILSQDSEPKNEAADDQEDIVASTEQNEQQTSQEEPNSSTNDDEQTDENNNIENGTNPSENEVATSTDPLVKEVQTNPDWPVYPTQQTGEHVSTFKKGDIDYEEKLKAIFSVTDLEQENAIVLRVGNNGSAKSAIAVVTSMDKEKKYRVSIEWLDGEGWKPTKLEVLNSLEGAY; encoded by the coding sequence ATGGAGCGTAAAAGACGATTTCAAACACGAGCACAGTATGCGGAAGAAAAAGCAAAAGCATCAAAGTTCCAAAAATTTGATAAAAATTTAAACTATTTAATTGGGCTTGTCGCAGTAGGTATTATAGCCACATTAATTTTTATTCTTTCTCAAGACTCAGAGCCAAAAAACGAAGCAGCGGATGATCAAGAGGACATAGTTGCATCAACAGAACAAAATGAACAGCAAACTTCTCAAGAAGAACCAAATTCATCAACAAATGATGATGAACAGACAGACGAGAATAATAACATTGAGAATGGGACAAACCCATCTGAAAATGAAGTAGCTACTTCTACGGATCCACTTGTAAAAGAAGTTCAAACAAATCCGGATTGGCCAGTCTACCCAACTCAACAAACAGGGGAACATGTATCGACATTCAAAAAAGGCGATATTGATTATGAAGAAAAGCTTAAGGCGATTTTTAGTGTGACAGACTTAGAGCAGGAAAACGCTATTGTCTTGAGAGTTGGTAATAACGGCAGTGCCAAATCGGCTATTGCGGTTGTTACGTCAATGGACAAAGAGAAAAAATACCGTGTTAGTATTGAATGGCTTGACGGAGAAGGGTGGAAACCGACAAAACTTGAAGTATTAAATTCACTTGAAGGTGCTTATTAA
- a CDS encoding DUF1292 domain-containing protein — MEEQIFTLQTEDGGEQQCRVVFTFDSDEHSYVLFSLVGDEDTGISALRYELDENGEMAAFSDIETDEEWAMVEEVMNTVIAEFGADQTNFFTITNDQDEEVMCQILHRFEHANKNYLFYAIFEDDEPNLEEVFASAYIAGENGEVVDLLPIETDEEWATVEEVLASLAQH; from the coding sequence ATGGAAGAACAAATTTTTACATTACAAACAGAAGACGGTGGCGAGCAGCAATGCCGAGTTGTTTTTACATTTGATTCAGATGAGCATTCTTATGTACTATTTTCACTTGTTGGCGACGAGGACACAGGTATTTCAGCATTACGTTATGAGCTGGATGAAAACGGTGAAATGGCTGCCTTTTCAGACATCGAAACAGACGAAGAATGGGCAATGGTAGAAGAAGTGATGAATACAGTTATTGCTGAATTTGGCGCAGATCAAACAAACTTCTTTACGATTACAAACGATCAAGACGAAGAAGTGATGTGCCAAATTTTACATCGCTTTGAGCATGCGAATAAAAACTATTTATTTTACGCAATTTTCGAAGATGACGAGCCAAATTTAGAAGAAGTATTTGCATCAGCCTATATCGCAGGAGAAAATGGTGAAGTAGTAGATTTGTTACCAATTGAAACAGACGAAGAATGGGCAACTGTTGAGGAAGTATTGGCTTCACTAGCCCAGCATTAA
- a CDS encoding O-methyltransferase, giving the protein MELSDAYIASFIPERDELLLEMEQFAKENHVPIMQLAGIESLNQLLRIQKPKSILEIGTAIGYSAIRMAQALPECQIVTIERDEARVAHAKQFIARSEVANRIQVIEGDALEVDIETIQSTFDAVFIDAAKGQYMKFFEKYSPLVPSGGVLYIDNMYMHGLSDLDIKEVPRRKRTMIRNLKTFSEWIMAHPDYTSAFFPVGDGLLICLKR; this is encoded by the coding sequence ATGGAATTATCAGACGCTTATATTGCTTCCTTCATTCCTGAACGTGATGAATTGCTGTTAGAAATGGAACAGTTTGCGAAAGAAAACCATGTACCCATTATGCAATTAGCAGGTATTGAATCATTAAATCAACTATTACGTATTCAAAAACCGAAATCAATTTTAGAAATAGGTACAGCTATTGGTTATTCAGCTATTCGTATGGCACAAGCGTTACCTGAATGCCAAATCGTAACGATTGAGCGAGATGAAGCACGAGTCGCGCATGCCAAACAATTCATTGCAAGATCAGAGGTAGCAAATCGTATACAAGTCATTGAGGGAGATGCGTTGGAAGTAGACATTGAAACTATACAATCTACTTTTGATGCAGTTTTTATTGATGCCGCAAAAGGGCAATACATGAAGTTTTTCGAAAAGTATTCGCCACTTGTACCATCTGGTGGTGTATTGTATATCGATAATATGTATATGCATGGACTTTCAGATTTAGATATAAAAGAAGTACCGAGAAGAAAAAGAACAATGATTCGAAACTTAAAAACATTTTCTGAATGGATAATGGCACACCCTGATTATACGAGTGCATTTTTCCCAGTTGGAGATGGTTTGTTAATTTGTTTGAAGAGGTGA
- the udk gene encoding uridine kinase: protein MTKRPVVIGIAGGSCSGKTSVTRAIYDVFRDHSVVVIEQDYYYKDQSHMTFEQRLETNYDHPLAFDNDLLIEHIHQLLTYKAINKPVYDYVQHTRSSEVIHVEPQDVIIVEGILVLEDERLRDLMDIKLFVDTDSDLRIIRRIQRDIKERGRTADSVIDQYLSAVRPMHNMFIEPTKRYADVIIPEGGGNNVAIDLMVTKIKTILESDSIV from the coding sequence ATGACAAAGCGTCCAGTAGTTATCGGGATCGCAGGCGGTTCTTGCTCGGGTAAAACGAGTGTTACACGTGCCATTTATGATGTTTTCCGTGACCATTCAGTTGTTGTAATCGAGCAAGATTATTACTATAAAGATCAAAGTCATATGACATTTGAACAACGTCTTGAAACGAATTACGATCATCCATTAGCATTTGATAATGACTTATTAATTGAGCATATTCATCAATTACTTACCTACAAAGCAATTAATAAGCCTGTTTATGATTATGTTCAGCATACACGCTCATCGGAAGTTATTCATGTTGAGCCGCAAGACGTTATAATTGTAGAAGGTATTTTAGTGCTTGAAGATGAGCGATTACGTGATTTAATGGATATTAAATTATTTGTGGATACTGATTCAGATTTACGTATTATTCGTCGTATTCAACGTGATATTAAAGAGCGAGGACGTACGGCAGATTCAGTCATTGATCAGTATCTTTCAGCAGTGCGTCCAATGCACAATATGTTTATTGAGCCAACGAAGCGTTATGCCGATGTTATCATCCCTGAAGGTGGCGGAAATAACGTTGCAATCGATCTAATGGTAACGAAAATAAAAACAATTCTTGAATCTGATTCAATTGTGTAA
- the tnpC gene encoding IS66 family transposase, translating to MPVNQKQEEQNERIIRLLEQQLAQSNRQIEALTEQVRQLTKALYGSKSEKAKYQAPDGQVSLFEDDPSFNEPEQTEEQSTDTVSYTVTRKKTNKKRNDSFREDIEIEEIHHHPANLACECCQGEMVEFSSTLIREEAKFIPASLKRVQHFEHVYECKLCKNDALRKAQIKRGKAPQGAIQRSIAGPTVLAKLIYDKFIQYLPLYRQVNEWERHGLHTNDKNLSNWVIRVAEDWLQPLYDLMKQLLTAKSVLHIDETYAQIIKRSDGKPAQSNAFNWVCRSVQSEGPIIVLFKSALSRGRAILEDLIKGFKGTVICDGYSAYGQLPHVQFANCWAHVRRYWLKADSKNGRIGVQYCDRLFHIERQIKHLSAEERVKARQQEAKPIVDEFFDWIDRSPFFGKNAIAKAAEYTLSRSSELKVFLENGDVAIDNNPAENAIRPNVIGRKNWLFSVSEAGAKANAICLSLAETAKANGIDFYQYLVKLMTELPNVPFHQQPEILHNYMPWSENIQATCAK from the coding sequence ATGCCTGTTAATCAAAAGCAAGAAGAACAAAACGAACGTATTATTCGATTACTTGAGCAACAACTAGCTCAGTCAAATCGACAAATAGAAGCCTTAACAGAGCAAGTTCGCCAATTAACAAAAGCGTTATATGGCTCTAAATCGGAGAAAGCCAAGTATCAAGCTCCTGATGGACAAGTCTCTTTATTTGAAGACGATCCGTCTTTTAATGAACCTGAGCAGACAGAAGAACAAAGCACCGATACGGTTAGTTATACGGTTACTCGTAAAAAGACAAATAAAAAACGAAATGATTCGTTTCGTGAGGATATTGAAATTGAAGAAATTCATCATCACCCAGCCAACTTAGCTTGTGAGTGTTGTCAGGGGGAAATGGTAGAATTCAGTTCTACGTTGATACGTGAAGAGGCGAAATTCATTCCAGCTTCCCTGAAGCGCGTGCAGCATTTTGAACATGTGTATGAGTGTAAATTGTGTAAAAACGATGCCCTACGAAAAGCTCAAATTAAACGTGGTAAAGCACCACAAGGTGCTATCCAAAGAAGCATTGCTGGCCCAACTGTTTTGGCCAAGCTTATCTACGATAAGTTTATTCAGTACTTGCCTCTTTACCGTCAGGTAAATGAATGGGAACGCCATGGCCTACATACAAACGATAAAAATCTTTCCAATTGGGTAATACGTGTGGCAGAAGATTGGCTTCAACCACTTTATGATTTGATGAAGCAGCTATTAACGGCAAAGTCTGTACTGCATATCGACGAAACCTATGCACAAATAATCAAGCGTTCTGATGGAAAGCCAGCTCAATCAAACGCTTTTAATTGGGTATGTCGCAGTGTACAAAGTGAAGGCCCCATTATCGTTTTATTTAAGAGTGCTCTTTCTCGAGGGCGAGCTATATTAGAAGATTTAATTAAGGGATTCAAAGGCACTGTCATCTGTGATGGGTATTCAGCTTATGGTCAATTACCGCACGTTCAATTCGCCAACTGTTGGGCGCATGTACGCCGTTATTGGCTAAAAGCCGATAGTAAGAATGGCCGAATAGGCGTGCAATATTGCGATCGGTTGTTTCATATCGAGCGTCAAATCAAACATCTTTCAGCGGAAGAGCGCGTGAAAGCTCGTCAACAAGAAGCAAAACCGATTGTCGATGAATTTTTCGATTGGATTGATCGTTCGCCTTTCTTCGGCAAAAATGCTATTGCGAAAGCAGCTGAATATACATTAAGCCGTTCATCTGAGTTAAAAGTTTTCCTTGAAAATGGGGACGTTGCTATTGATAATAATCCCGCTGAAAATGCGATTCGTCCAAATGTCATTGGTCGCAAAAACTGGCTTTTCTCTGTGAGTGAAGCAGGTGCGAAAGCGAATGCCATTTGTTTAAGTTTGGCCGAAACAGCCAAAGCAAACGGAATTGATTTTTATCAGTATCTGGTAAAGCTGATGACGGAATTACCTAATGTACCGTTTCATCAGCAACCAGAGATTTTACATAATTACATGCCTTGGTCGGAAAATATTCAAGCCACATGTGCAAAATAG
- a CDS encoding transposase, giving the protein MGFLLEGINNTSKVIKRNAFAFREYEHFKARKSTIK; this is encoded by the coding sequence TTGGGGTTTCTATTAGAGGGCATTAATAATACTTCGAAAGTCATCAAGCGTAATGCATTTGCATTTAGGGAGTATGAACACTTCAAAGCAAGAAAAAGTACTATTAAGTAA